A stretch of DNA from Verrucomicrobiia bacterium:
TGCGGCGCGGAAGGGCTTCGGTCCGGGGGCCGGCGCCTGAGAAGGAACCGGGATGCTGACCACCTCGCCGCCTTTGTCCTCGCGCAGGGCCTCGAGTTGCTTGAGCACCGTATCGATGCTGACCGCATTGCGGGCTTCGATCGATTTGAGCAAAGCCACTTCGATCAGGATTTTCTTCGAGGCAGCATCGCGCAGGCGCATTTCGGTGTCTCCCAGGACCTCCATCATGCGGGTGACGGCTTCTGGTCCAACCATTTTGGATTGGGCCGCCAACGCGGCGGACTCCGCCTCAGAAACCTCCAGCAGTTTCAGGTCTCCCCCTGAAACCTGGTGAATAAGCAGGTTGCGGAAATGGTTGAGCAAATCGCTCACGAGTCGGCCCAGGTCTTTGCCATGAACCGCCAGATCGTTGAGCTGGCGCAGGGCTTTTTCAACCTGGCCTTCCAGGACCGCCTGGGCCAGCTCCAGAAGCTGGGTTTGGCCGGTAAGGCCGAACATCGAAAGGACGTCCGCCTCCTGGATTGTATCGCCACAAAAGCTGATGAGCTGGTCGAGGGTGGACTCCGCGTCGCGCATCGCCCCTTCGGCGCCTCGGGCTATCGCGTAGAGCGCGGCAGGCTCGATCTTTACTTGCTCGGTTTTGGCGATTTGAGCCAGATGCTGGGCAATCAAGGCCGCGGGAATGCGGCGCAAATCAAAACGCTGGCAACGCGAGAGAATGGTTGGGAGGACCTTTTCCGGGTCCGTTGTTGCGAACATGAACTTCACGTGCTCGGGTGGTTCTTCGAGGGTCTTGAGCAACGCGTTGAATGCCGCCGTGCTGAGCATGTGTACTTCGTCAATGATGTAAATCTTGAACCGGGAGCTGGCCGGCGCGTATTTGCAGGTCTCGCGCAATTCGCGGACCTGCTCGACGCCGTTATTGCTG
This window harbors:
- the dnaX gene encoding DNA polymerase III subunit gamma/tau, whose product is MSYQVIARKYRPQRFSDVVGQEHVTRTLSHAIEQKRIAHAYLFCGPRGTGKTTIARIFAKALNCTDGPKAEFDETDPRCREIAEGRSLDVLEIDGASNNGVEQVRELRETCKYAPASSRFKIYIIDEVHMLSTAAFNALLKTLEEPPEHVKFMFATTDPEKVLPTILSRCQRFDLRRIPAALIAQHLAQIAKTEQVKIEPAALYAIARGAEGAMRDAESTLDQLISFCGDTIQEADVLSMFGLTGQTQLLELAQAVLEGQVEKALRQLNDLAVHGKDLGRLVSDLLNHFRNLLIHQVSGGDLKLLEVSEAESAALAAQSKMVGPEAVTRMMEVLGDTEMRLRDAASKKILIEVALLKSIEARNAVSIDTVLKQLEALREDKGGEVVSIPVPSQAPAPGPKPFRAAMDLAEPGRTAPPLTPAADQMHEQPAPGGPAPQHDLGGLWLNLVEAVGRVSAFTRTYLLDAHPVSFTKGVLTIGFDPQFEDHLGLVDNARNHTLLQTKLAELGHPHAQIKFIKADAPVASSLAPTAPPGPSEPAHTPAPKTAPDPIPKAQANAAAPKEKTESVPFNKDEFKNDPLIQKALEIFRGQIVDVRA